The following proteins are co-located in the Sphingobacteriia bacterium genome:
- the ettA gene encoding energy-dependent translational throttle protein EttA, which yields MSHKFIYVMKGVGKVVQGHRQVLKDIWLSFYPGAKIGVIGPNGSGKSTLLRIMAGIDKDFIGEAWPAEGVKIGYLAQEPKLDETKNAYENILEALKDKKVLLDEYYEISNKFAEPMSDDEMNALIERQGQLQEQIDACGAWDLEREVEIAMDALNCPPKDSDVTKLSGGERRRVAICKLLLEKPDMLLLDEPTNHLDAESVAWLEQYLREYKGTVVMITHDRYFLDNVTGWILELDRGEGIPWEGNYTSWLEQKEKRLAQEEKSESDRRKTLQRELEWVRESPRARQAKSKARLAAYEKLASEEREKRQGTAQIIIPDGPRLGNIVIKAEQINKAFGEKTVIKDLTFDIPPAAIVGIIGPNGAGKTTLFKMITEHEKPDTGSFVVGESVKLGYVDQSRDSLNNEKTVWEEISLGLEDMEVGKTVVKSRAYCSAFNFRGSDQQKPIGVLSGGERNRVHLAKMLKESHNVILLDEPTNDLDVETLRALEEAILDFNGCVLVISHDRWFLDRIATHMLAFEGNGHVEWFQGNFQDYEEDKIRRLGEESVKKTKFKKFAH from the coding sequence ATGTCGCATAAATTCATTTACGTTATGAAAGGCGTTGGTAAAGTCGTTCAGGGACATCGCCAGGTTTTAAAAGATATTTGGTTATCGTTTTATCCAGGCGCTAAAATTGGTGTTATTGGTCCGAACGGTTCCGGTAAATCGACATTACTTCGTATTATGGCAGGTATTGATAAAGATTTTATCGGTGAAGCATGGCCTGCAGAAGGTGTTAAAATTGGTTATTTAGCACAAGAACCAAAACTTGATGAAACAAAGAACGCTTATGAAAATATTTTAGAAGCATTAAAAGATAAAAAAGTCCTTTTAGATGAATATTATGAGATAAGTAATAAGTTTGCTGAACCTATGTCAGATGATGAAATGAACGCTTTAATCGAAAGACAAGGACAACTTCAAGAGCAAATTGATGCTTGTGGAGCTTGGGATTTAGAGCGTGAAGTCGAAATTGCTATGGATGCACTTAATTGCCCACCAAAAGACTCAGATGTTACTAAACTTTCTGGTGGTGAAAGGCGCAGAGTTGCAATTTGTAAATTACTCCTTGAAAAACCTGACATGTTACTTCTCGATGAGCCAACAAACCATTTAGATGCAGAATCAGTAGCATGGCTTGAGCAATATTTAAGAGAATACAAAGGAACCGTGGTTATGATTACCCACGATCGTTACTTCTTAGATAACGTTACCGGTTGGATTTTAGAACTTGACCGTGGTGAAGGTATTCCATGGGAAGGAAATTATACCTCTTGGCTTGAACAAAAAGAAAAACGCTTAGCTCAAGAAGAAAAAAGTGAAAGTGATCGCCGTAAAACTTTACAAAGAGAGCTTGAATGGGTTCGTGAATCACCACGCGCAAGACAAGCTAAAAGTAAAGCAAGACTTGCTGCTTATGAAAAACTTGCATCAGAAGAAAGAGAAAAACGTCAAGGTACAGCTCAAATTATTATTCCAGATGGCCCTCGCCTTGGCAATATTGTTATTAAAGCTGAACAAATCAATAAAGCTTTCGGTGAAAAGACTGTTATTAAAGACTTAACATTCGATATTCCACCTGCTGCGATTGTTGGCATTATTGGTCCTAATGGCGCTGGTAAAACAACATTATTTAAAATGATAACAGAACATGAAAAGCCTGATACAGGTTCATTTGTTGTAGGAGAATCAGTAAAACTTGGTTATGTTGACCAAAGCCGCGATTCTTTGAATAATGAAAAAACTGTTTGGGAAGAAATTTCTTTAGGCCTAGAAGATATGGAAGTTGGTAAAACGGTTGTAAAAAGCCGCGCTTATTGTTCTGCCTTTAACTTCAGAGGTAGTGACCAACAAAAACCTATTGGAGTACTTTCTGGTGGTGAAAGAAACCGTGTTCATTTGGCAAAAATGTTAAAAGAAAGCCATAACGTTATATTACTTGACGAACCAACAAATGATTTAGACGTTGAAACCTTACGTGCGCTTGAAGAAGCTATTCTTGATTTCAATGGTTGCGTGCTTGTTATTTCGCATGATCGTTGGTTCTTAGATAGAATTGCAACACATATGCTAGCTTTTGAAGGAAATGGCCACGTTGAGTGGTTCCAAGGTAACTTCCAAGATTATGAAGAAGATAAAATACGTAGACTTGGTGAAGAATCAGTAAAGAAAACAAAATTTAAAAAGTTCGCACATTAA
- a CDS encoding type II toxin-antitoxin system RatA family toxin, whose product MPERKLHRISPYSVEQLYTLVLDIESYPEFIPWCTASRILSYNDKEIIADLVIGFSGFREKYTSKVTKTPYSSDTKQAKVIVELMEGPFTHLDNFWVFTETENGTIIDFDISFKFNSKILEKVIGIMFEKALFKMIDSFEKRADQLYGK is encoded by the coding sequence ATGCCTGAAAGAAAATTACATCGCATATCACCTTATTCCGTCGAACAACTTTATACTCTTGTTCTTGATATTGAATCTTATCCGGAATTTATTCCTTGGTGTACTGCGTCCAGAATATTAAGTTACAATGATAAAGAAATTATAGCTGACCTAGTTATTGGCTTTTCTGGGTTTAGAGAAAAATATACCTCTAAAGTTACAAAAACACCATATTCGAGTGACACAAAACAAGCTAAAGTAATTGTTGAACTTATGGAGGGTCCATTCACGCATTTAGATAACTTTTGGGTATTTACCGAAACTGAAAATGGAACAATTATTGACTTCGATATTTCATTTAAATTCAATTCAAAAATTTTAGAAAAAGTAATTGGTATAATGTTTGAAAAAGCATTATTTAAAATGATTGATTCTTTTGAAAAGAGAGCAGACCAATTATATGGAAAATAA
- the lipA gene encoding lipoyl synthase, whose protein sequence is MTVPSTHRSKPDWIRVKAPISKEYNSTRELIKSLKLNTVCEEAACPNIGECWAQKHATVMILGSVCTRSCRFCNIETGTPDLLDPHEPDRLAEAVGKLGLSHVVITSVDRDDLPDGGANHFANCINKLRITSPNTTIEILTPDFLRKPGALEIVVQARPDVYNHNIETVPSLYNQIRPGARYFHSLNLLHKVKELNPSIFTKSGLMLGLGETKEEVLQVMDDLRAAEVDFLTIGQYLQPTPKHAPIDRFVSPEEFKYYERMAKVKGFLMVSSSPLTRSSYHAGDDFVKLRAAREEYLKKVSA, encoded by the coding sequence ATGACAGTACCAAGCACTCATAGAAGCAAACCTGACTGGATAAGAGTTAAAGCTCCTATTTCAAAAGAATATAATTCAACACGGGAATTAATTAAATCACTTAAATTAAATACCGTATGTGAAGAAGCTGCTTGTCCTAATATTGGGGAATGTTGGGCTCAAAAACATGCAACTGTTATGATTCTTGGATCTGTTTGTACTCGTTCATGTAGATTTTGTAATATTGAAACTGGTACTCCTGATCTTCTCGACCCACATGAGCCTGATAGGCTTGCAGAAGCAGTTGGTAAATTAGGACTCTCACATGTTGTTATAACTTCAGTTGATAGAGATGATCTACCAGATGGAGGAGCAAATCACTTTGCTAATTGCATAAATAAACTTAGAATAACTTCACCAAATACAACAATCGAGATTCTTACTCCTGATTTTTTACGAAAACCAGGAGCACTAGAAATAGTGGTTCAAGCACGTCCCGATGTTTATAATCATAATATTGAAACTGTACCATCGCTTTATAACCAAATTAGACCAGGTGCGAGATATTTTCATTCTCTTAATCTATTACATAAAGTTAAGGAGCTAAACCCTAGCATTTTTACTAAATCTGGCTTAATGCTCGGCCTTGGCGAAACTAAAGAAGAAGTGCTACAAGTGATGGATGATTTAAGAGCTGCAGAAGTTGATTTCCTAACAATAGGTCAATATTTACAACCAACTCCAAAACACGCACCTATTGATAGATTTGTTTCTCCTGAAGAGTTTAAATATTATGAACGTATGGCTAAAGTTAAAGGATTTTTAATGGTTTCTTCTTCTCCATTAACTCGTTCTTCATATCATGCCGGCGATGATTTTGTAAAACTACGCGCTGCACGAGAAGAGTATTTAAAAAAAGTTAGCGCATAA
- the motA gene encoding flagellar motor stator protein MotA codes for MISIIGIITTFVLLFGSYTLSGGKFGILLHALPFEGGMILGAGCGAFLVSNNGHVAKKTLKYLSKVFKPTKWKKQDYIDVLLLLFEIIKTMRTKGMAELEGHIENPHESEIFKHYPRILEDHFAVDFICDTLRLVSMNMENPYQVEDMMNEAIEKHHHEATHPAHAVQTMADGLPAIGIVAAVLGVIKTMASITEPPAVLGALIGGALVGTFLGVFFAYCFVGPFANKMKEVAEEEGAIYQVIKKVIVTNLHGAAPQVAVEVGRIAVPSHLQPTFKEIEESQQNVGK; via the coding sequence TTGATCTCGATCATAGGCATTATAACAACTTTTGTATTATTGTTTGGTAGTTATACCTTATCAGGTGGTAAATTTGGTATATTACTACATGCTTTACCTTTTGAAGGTGGTATGATTTTAGGAGCAGGATGCGGTGCATTCTTAGTTTCTAATAATGGGCATGTTGCCAAAAAAACTTTAAAATATCTTTCAAAAGTATTTAAGCCAACAAAATGGAAAAAACAGGATTATATAGACGTTCTTTTATTATTATTTGAAATAATTAAAACAATGCGTACAAAAGGTATGGCAGAGCTTGAAGGCCATATTGAAAATCCACATGAAAGTGAAATTTTCAAACATTATCCAAGAATTTTAGAAGATCATTTTGCTGTTGATTTTATATGCGACACCTTACGTTTAGTTAGTATGAATATGGAAAACCCATATCAAGTTGAAGATATGATGAATGAAGCTATTGAAAAGCATCATCACGAAGCAACTCATCCTGCGCATGCAGTGCAAACAATGGCTGATGGATTACCAGCGATTGGAATCGTTGCGGCTGTACTTGGGGTTATTAAAACAATGGCAAGTATTACTGAGCCACCAGCAGTACTTGGTGCTTTAATTGGAGGAGCGCTTGTAGGAACATTCTTAGGCGTATTCTTTGCTTATTGTTTCGTTGGCCCTTTTGCAAATAAAATGAAAGAAGTTGCCGAAGAAGAAGGTGCAATCTATCAAGTAATTAAAAAAGTGATTGTAACAAATCTTCATGGTGCCGCTCCACAAGTAGCAGTTGAAGTTGGGCGTATAGCTGTTCCATCACATCTACAACCTACTTTTAAAGAAATTGAAGAATCTCAACAAAATGTTGGTAAATAA
- a CDS encoding site-2 protease family protein, translated as MESLFNGIHNVISFLLIITLIVFIHELGHYLIAKFYNVRVRVFSIGMGKELIGKFDKSGTRWRLSLLPIGGYVSLFGHNEFLSQSKYSPTKLTEVEKSYAFDFKPIYQRCLIVFAGPLFNFILSFIIICSIFLAYGYTYVPAKIGKVVKNMPAYEAGLESGDLITHYNGKTITSFFDLQQNMLLNTGEEVKLTVKRHGEEIKLKLTPKIEEVEDFAGYKVQTPRIGITDAGAEVKQLKVREAVVITVDEIYKMSVASLTGLKQMIFGQRDLKDLGGIIRIADYSGKSTQQGFKRTMWFIAALSLNLGLFNLLPIPALDGGYIVVYLLESVIGKNNAERINAVAIKVGIAIIFCLMLLTTYNDIKSVILN; from the coding sequence ATGGAATCATTATTTAACGGAATTCATAACGTAATTTCTTTTCTTTTAATAATAACTTTAATAGTTTTCATACATGAGCTCGGGCATTATTTAATAGCAAAATTCTATAATGTTAGGGTTAGGGTCTTTTCTATTGGTATGGGAAAGGAGCTTATAGGGAAATTTGATAAATCAGGTACCAGATGGCGCCTAAGTTTACTACCAATAGGTGGATATGTAAGTCTTTTTGGACATAATGAGTTTTTATCTCAATCAAAATACAGTCCAACTAAGCTTACAGAAGTAGAAAAGTCTTACGCGTTTGATTTTAAACCAATTTATCAAAGGTGCTTGATTGTCTTCGCAGGGCCATTATTTAACTTTATATTATCATTTATAATAATATGCAGCATATTCCTTGCTTATGGTTACACTTATGTTCCAGCAAAGATTGGTAAAGTTGTTAAAAATATGCCAGCTTATGAAGCAGGGCTAGAATCAGGTGATTTAATCACTCACTACAATGGTAAAACTATTACTTCCTTTTTTGACCTTCAACAAAACATGTTGTTAAATACCGGGGAAGAAGTCAAATTAACCGTTAAAAGACATGGTGAGGAAATAAAGTTAAAGTTAACCCCAAAAATTGAAGAAGTAGAAGATTTTGCAGGTTATAAAGTGCAAACTCCACGAATAGGAATTACAGATGCAGGTGCTGAAGTTAAACAACTTAAAGTACGTGAAGCTGTAGTTATTACTGTTGATGAAATATATAAAATGAGTGTGGCTTCTTTAACTGGCCTAAAACAAATGATTTTTGGTCAAAGAGATTTAAAAGATTTAGGAGGAATTATCAGAATTGCTGATTACTCAGGTAAATCTACACAACAAGGTTTTAAAAGAACAATGTGGTTTATTGCAGCGCTTTCACTAAACCTTGGATTATTTAATTTACTTCCGATACCTGCTCTTGATGGTGGTTATATAGTAGTTTATTTACTCGAGTCAGTAATTGGTAAAAATAATGCTGAAAGAATAAATGCTGTTGCAATTAAAGTTGGAATCGCTATTATTTTTTGCTTAATGTTATTAACTACTTATAACGATATTAAAAGCGTAATACTCAATTAA
- the bamA gene encoding outer membrane protein assembly factor BamA codes for MKKLLYTSTLLISLNSLAFAEIISKVEILGNKRIDNETVKMHINIKEGDNVSQLHIDDALKKLYATGLFKDIKIEHEKGKLKVLLKENPMIYTVALEGNKRVKTEDIIPELSLTQRSILNKNKVQSDVSTIQRIYQKNGRYAVSVSPKIIELPQNRVNLVYEINEGPKTLIGKVVFLGNQNVSAGKLKDIINSKEAKWFRYLSKSPNFDIDKLSYDKELITRFYLSRGYADVTVKEPVVELDTDKNYFVLTFVINEGKVYKFGDIALESEIKNVNLDDLKKLIKTKENATFDNTKIEDTVKSINEYMGDKGYAFIDVDPEANKEEDRVSLKYNIKKAPKYYVNKINIKGNIRTYDKVIRREFKVSEGDAYKVSEINNADKRLRDLDYFETVNIDVEPSTEFEDKIDINVDVKEKSTGFMNLAVGYSDGAGPIAKIAFRESNFAGRGQDVSLSVQKAKRTTEFSANFVEPYFMDNDFSLGLDFENVYFDKTRDSHADRAFSRKSYGFGTAIGYDLTDNLKHSVFYKIRKDRITDLSEEASILLKEQAGTNVLSLIGHSFNYSTLDSKQYPTKGLNVVLTQEFAGVGGDSSFLRHEIRSSYYVPVYKEDVVLSFHGNSGIVNTVNSKKIMLAERFFINGNDLRGFRDYGVGPRDKRTLEALGGNFYYTGRVQLSVPLGLPKELDMKGLFFTDFGSLKGLDYKNYTNITKSGVYDRGNIRASYGTGVAWDSPVGMIGFSYAVPFKKAPFDKEKKFRINIMSEF; via the coding sequence ATGAAAAAGCTTCTGTATACTTCAACATTATTAATTTCCTTAAATTCTCTAGCATTTGCAGAAATAATTTCTAAAGTTGAAATTTTAGGTAATAAAAGAATCGATAATGAAACTGTTAAAATGCATATTAATATTAAAGAAGGTGATAATGTATCACAACTTCATATTGATGATGCATTAAAAAAGCTATATGCAACAGGGTTATTTAAAGACATTAAAATTGAACATGAAAAAGGTAAATTAAAGGTTTTATTAAAAGAAAACCCAATGATTTATACCGTGGCTTTAGAAGGAAATAAAAGAGTTAAAACAGAAGATATCATACCTGAATTATCACTTACTCAAAGATCTATTTTAAATAAAAATAAAGTTCAATCTGATGTTTCTACTATTCAAAGAATATATCAAAAAAATGGTAGATATGCTGTTAGTGTTTCACCTAAAATAATTGAGCTTCCACAAAATAGAGTAAATTTAGTTTACGAAATAAATGAAGGGCCAAAAACACTTATTGGAAAAGTGGTTTTCTTAGGGAATCAAAATGTAAGTGCAGGGAAGCTTAAAGATATTATTAATAGTAAGGAAGCTAAATGGTTCCGCTATTTAAGTAAAAGTCCAAATTTTGATATTGATAAATTAAGTTACGATAAAGAATTAATTACTCGTTTCTACTTATCACGTGGTTATGCTGATGTAACTGTAAAAGAGCCAGTGGTTGAGCTTGATACAGATAAAAACTATTTTGTTTTAACCTTTGTTATAAATGAAGGTAAGGTTTACAAATTTGGTGATATAGCACTTGAAAGTGAAATTAAAAATGTAAATCTAGATGATCTTAAAAAGCTTATCAAAACAAAAGAAAATGCAACATTTGATAATACAAAAATTGAAGATACTGTAAAATCAATAAACGAATATATGGGCGATAAAGGCTATGCGTTTATTGATGTTGATCCAGAAGCAAATAAAGAAGAAGATAGAGTCAGTTTAAAATATAACATTAAAAAAGCTCCTAAATATTATGTAAATAAAATTAATATTAAAGGGAATATCAGAACTTACGATAAAGTTATTAGACGTGAATTTAAAGTATCAGAAGGCGATGCATATAAAGTTTCTGAAATTAATAACGCCGACAAAAGACTTAGAGATTTAGATTATTTTGAAACAGTTAATATTGATGTGGAACCATCAACAGAATTTGAAGATAAAATTGATATCAATGTTGATGTTAAAGAAAAATCAACTGGCTTTATGAATTTAGCAGTTGGTTATTCCGATGGTGCAGGTCCTATTGCGAAAATTGCTTTTAGAGAATCTAATTTCGCAGGCCGTGGGCAAGATGTTTCATTAAGCGTTCAAAAAGCAAAGCGTACAACCGAATTTTCAGCAAATTTTGTTGAACCATATTTTATGGATAATGATTTTTCACTAGGCTTAGACTTTGAAAATGTTTACTTCGATAAAACTAGAGATAGTCATGCGGATAGAGCATTTAGTAGAAAATCTTATGGTTTTGGTACAGCGATTGGTTATGACTTAACTGATAATTTAAAACACAGTGTGTTTTATAAAATTAGAAAGGACAGAATTACTGATTTATCAGAAGAGGCTTCTATTTTACTTAAAGAACAAGCTGGAACAAACGTGTTATCATTAATTGGTCACAGTTTTAATTATAGTACATTAGATAGTAAACAATATCCAACTAAAGGATTGAATGTTGTTCTTACTCAAGAATTTGCGGGTGTAGGAGGGGATTCTTCATTCTTAAGGCATGAAATAAGATCAAGTTATTATGTTCCTGTATATAAAGAAGACGTTGTTCTTTCATTTCATGGTAATTCAGGGATAGTCAACACAGTAAATAGTAAGAAAATTATGCTTGCTGAACGTTTCTTTATTAATGGAAACGACCTCAGAGGTTTTAGAGATTACGGTGTCGGCCCACGTGATAAAAGAACTTTAGAAGCTTTAGGTGGTAATTTCTACTATACAGGGCGTGTTCAACTTTCTGTGCCACTAGGTTTACCTAAAGAATTAGATATGAAAGGTTTATTCTTTACTGATTTTGGTAGCTTAAAAGGGCTTGATTATAAAAACTATACTAATATTACTAAATCAGGTGTATATGATAGAGGTAATATAAGAGCGTCATATGGTACAGGTGTTGCATGGGATTCACCAGTAGGGATGATAGGCTTTAGCTATGCAGTTCCATTTAAGAAAGCACCATTTGATAAAGAGAAAAAATTCCGTATAAATATTATGTCTGAGTTTTAG